A window of Hordeum vulgare subsp. vulgare chromosome 5H, MorexV3_pseudomolecules_assembly, whole genome shotgun sequence genomic DNA:
GCCGGCGCGGCGGACGCCCGTGGAGACGAAGGCCCTCTCCGACCTGGACGACCAGTGGTCGCTGCGGTTCTACGAGTCCATCGTCGGCTTCTTCCGCAGCCCGCCGGGCGAAACCGTCAAGCCAGGCAAGGTGGCCAGGGGCATCAAGGCGGCCGTGGCGGCGGCTCTGGTGTACTACTACCCCATGGCCGGACGTCTGCGGAAGCTCCCCGACGGGAACAAGCTGGTGGTGGACTGCACCGGGGAAGGGGTGATGTTTGTGGAGGCCACCGCAGACGTGCGGCTGGAGGACCTGGGCCAGCCGTTGGTGCCGCCGTACCCGTGCGTCGAGGAGTTCCTCGGAGACGCCGGTGACACCAGGGTTGTAGTTGGCAAGCCTTTGCTTTTCCTCCAGGTAGCGTTTCTTAACTCCATTTGTTTCATTTTCACTTGTGTTCTTTCAGCAGTTTACGGCCGTTAGTATGCAAGGATTCACTACATATTTATTACTTTGATGTTTTAGACGTCCTATTAACATAGAAATTCTGCTAAAGTATTTTTTAAGTGCCAAAGTAGGAAAGAAAGATAACTGTCTCACATAAATGCATTGTGAATGTTCTTTTTCTGGTAAATTTCAACTTTGAATGGAAAGAGAAAAACTGTGAACTGTGGTTGTTCTTTTACTAGGAAAATTTGTCAGCTATCGTCTTTTTCTACTTTCTTGGTGTGCAGTAGTAGCCTATAGTTAAAATCATAGTTTACAATAATTACAAGGTGTTATCAATCAAATAACATAATACACTATTGATTCATTagtactactcccttcgtttctaaatataagttttttttttagaaatttcactacggactacatacaaatatatatagacatactttaaagtgtagattcactcattttgcttcgtatgtagacccctagtgaaatctcttataagacttatatttagaaacagagggggTATTAGTTAGTGTAAGAAAACTTTCTCCAAATTATATTTATGTTGATAGTCGCATCAAAACACAAACGAAAAAAATATATTCATATTTCTATGTTGGCATTTTAATTATAAAATTGAGTATATAAATAAAGATGGATGACTCATACGTGGTCTTCTTAGTTATTTTCCTACAAAAGCATGTTAACATTCATGACCTAACCCTATGTATTGTCCTTTGCAGGTGACACAACTCAAATGTGGAGGATTTGTTATTGGGCTTCACATGTGCCATTGCAttgctgatggttttggtatcctccAATTTATCAAGTCCATAGCTGATTTTGCATGTGGTGAACTCGTCCCAACCACTTTGCCTGTGTGGAAACGAGATACCTTCACAACTCGTATGCCACCCTCCATCACGCATGTCTACCCAGCATATAAACCATTTATTCAGGGGTTGGATTGCATGGGAGATGATGTGATGTTATCAACTCCGCCAGAAAGCATGGAAGTGCAATATTTATTTTTTGGGCCGAAAGAGATAGAAATTTTAAGGAGCCATCTCCCAGAACACACTTCCAAATCCACCACAACATTTGAGTTGCTCACGGCTGTTATGTGGCGGTGTCGCACACTAGCACTTGGTTATGGATCTAGTCAGAAAGTGCGCATCATGTTTACCTTAAATACGCGTGGGAGAAGCATTAATGGTGAAAGTGCTGTCCCGCGTGGTTACTACGGAAATGCACATTTTTCTCCCATGGTCGAGGTCACCGTCAATGGGCTTGTTACACAGCCCTTGGAACATGTACTTGAGATGATACACAAAGTCAAGTTAGACACCACAAAGGATTGCATGAAGTCAATGGTTGATTTGATGGCATTATGGAGAGAACGTTCACCTTTTGGTATGGACAGGACATATGAGGTTAGTGATACAAAATGGGTTGGAGGCAATGCACTGAGATTTGGGAAGGCCGAGCTAGTTGCTGCAGGCACACCACATGCTGGCGACTTCACATCAAAGTTGATAAGTTATCATACAAAGTGCAAGAATGAAGACGGTGAAGACTCAACTGTGGTATCAATCTTACTACCTAAACTTGCAATGGTGAGGTTTACAAAGGAGATGGCAATTTGGTTGAAGAagtagaaaagaaagaacacaatAAACCGTGTTGAATTTATATGATGTTTACTTTTAGCGTTACTTAGTGTCTTGCTCCAAatatccaacaagttggttgtatGCTGCCATGGAATAATGTATGAAAATAGGCAGCATCTAGCTCGGTGATGCTCTTTATCTATATTGTCTTAATATAGTTGTATTGTCAATtatgattttcttaattttgttAGAAATTATATGTAATAGTATTTATCTTCATTGCATATTATAGTTCGCAAGTATCATTTCTATCTTTTGCCATAATTTTAATGTTTCCATGCAAAATGGTTTATTTACATGAAAGGTGCATGGTCTGGCAATTTTGTTAAAGCGTGAAAAATAGAAGACGAAAAAACTAGTATATGTATAAGTCACCTTTGGATGTCAAAATAAAATGAGACAATTCTTTTCTAGAGAAATTTAGAAGGAGCCTTCTTTATATAAATTTAGAAGGATACAATTCTCCAGAAGTTTATGGAAAATGGCATTCACTAGCAAAATGTCATAATTCCGACCCCGAATTACAAATCCATTGACTGTAAAGGCTTCCTAACCACGCCCTCTGGAACATAATATAACATGGTTTTTGACACCACAATGGACTCTAAAAACATCTTATAAGAAGTTACAGAGGGACTAGTGGAGAAGAAGTCCTTTACAAAGTTAAACTTTGATCTCGCCGAAACTGTCCTTCTCCAAATCTCCTTATCATAAAAAACAGCAGAACAATGTGGAATTAGAGCTGATAAGCATATCCCATGAAATATTCGCCTTTTGTCATCCAGTGTTGGGAAATTGAATATGGAGTGCGAAGCTATTTTATTCTGTTTTGAAACAACATCACCGTTTGGTCATTCCTAGCAgagtctctactattaaaggggatctgccgtcgtgatggttcgaccagagcgatggttcgacctctcgaTCCCACCTTCCCACTTCCTTCTCGTACTCGTACGCTCGGTGAAAACGAAAACCCACGACGGCATCCCCCCATTCCCGCACTCCCCGACCCCATCCCCGCACTCGTGCGAACTGTCCCGCTCGCCGCCGCCGAAGGGAGGGCGAACCGCTCCTCTCGCGCAGCCACTCGCCGCCGCACACGCCCCCGCGCCGCTCGGTGCCACCGCCACCGcgccctctcccttcccaccggcCCTCCTCGCCGGCCCTCCACGAGTGGGACACACCCCCGCGCCGCTCGACACTGCGTTGAGGAAGGCCCCGCCAGAGATCTCGTCCATGGCGGCGACGAAGGCGtcgaggtcggccaggaggggcTCGGCGAGCGTGAGCGCATCGGGGGTGGGGGAGGCGGGGGTGGCGGTGAAGAGGAGCGCGCGGGCGAAGAGCAGGTCGTGCgcgcgggaggcggcggcggcgcgcacgAGGAGGCCCCGGGAGAGGCGCGAGAGGACGGTGGGGGATGAGGGGTCGGAGGGGGGTGGGTCAGCGAGGACGAAGAAGGAGGAGTGgccgcggaggcggaggcggcggagCATGGAGAGGAGCGCGGCCGAGGCGGACGGGGGCAGGAGGGCCGTGCAGGCCGCCGCGCGCCACGCGCCGGTGGCGGGAGCGCGGCCAGCCGGCGCAGGAATGTGGCGcgcggggagagggagggggaggcggaGGGGCTGCTAGGGTTGGAGGGGTGGTAGAGGGAGAGGTGCGCCGCTAGCAGCACAGACTCCACCggttcctcctcctcatcggggAGCGACCGACGCGTCCGCCGCCGCCACAGCCGCAGCAAGGACGCCGCgccgtccacctcctcctcctccacgctcAAGGTGCGCAAGGACCGCAAGCCCCGCCACAAGCGCCGCCGCCGGGAGAGGCGGAGGTTCCGTTCAGACGACGACGGCTACAGGCGAGCCTCCCTTCCTTACCCCCTCTCCGTGTATAGGTTTCCGTTGCTAGCTAGGGTTAGGCTGAAAGAGCTCGTGATCTAGGAGATTCGGTTGGTGCGGATGACTTTGGAGGGTCCGGAGAGAGGAAACATATCCGTAGATCAACATCGGTGTCTCGATTTCCTGTTGGAATCAAAGGGGtaatgactgatacgtccattttgcatcatgctttcatgttgatatttattgctttatgggttgttatattactttgtggtaccatatttatgccttttctctcttattttgcaaggtttatttgaagagggagaattcagtgtgatagcctggcttattagggatgatagactactcatatcaataaggaattccttcttttccgggagcccattcgaacaaaacTCCTAGGTTAagtgtgctcagcttggagtagttctaggatgggtgaccgaccgggaagttgatcccgggtgcgcatgagtgaggacaaagtgcgcagaaaagactagtattgatatgtgaggccagtctagatcctgccaggagtaacgaccgccgacgggtgtgtcctggtcgttacaagtttggtatcatagCCGACCCTCACCCtcacggttacacggatgtttgcggacaggtgtgtagtcatgttgttcatgacgtttgtgacccgtcgtggcacacggcatggtacatgtactggactggatgcaccgacgtttgtaccaagagggaacgctcctgtggcccgacgaggacgtcggttcctcttgttggaaatatgccctagaggcaataataaattagttattattatatttcttagttcatgataatcgtttattatccatgctataattgtattgattggaaacacaatacttgtgtggatacatagacaaaacactgtccctagtaagcctctagttggctggctcgttgatcaaagatggtcaaggtttcctggccataggcaagtgttgtcacttgataacgggatcacatcattaggagaatcatgtgatggactagacccaaactaatagacgtagcatgttgatcgtgtcattttgttgctactgttttctgcgtgtcaagtatttgttcctatgaccatgagatcatatacctcactgacaccggaggaatgctttgtgtgtatcaaacgtcgcaacgtaactgggtgactataaa
This region includes:
- the LOC123398608 gene encoding acyl transferase 1-like — its product is MVTFTARRSEPELVRPARRTPVETKALSDLDDQWSLRFYESIVGFFRSPPGETVKPGKVARGIKAAVAAALVYYYPMAGRLRKLPDGNKLVVDCTGEGVMFVEATADVRLEDLGQPLVPPYPCVEEFLGDAGDTRVVVGKPLLFLQVAFLNSICFIFTCVTQLKCGGFVIGLHMCHCIADGFGILQFIKSIADFACGELVPTTLPVWKRDTFTTRMPPSITHVYPAYKPFIQGLDCMGDDVMLSTPPESMEVQYLFFGPKEIEILRSHLPEHTSKSTTTFELLTAVMWRCRTLALGYGSSQKVRIMFTLNTRGRSINGESAVPRGYYGNAHFSPMVEVTVNGLVTQPLEHVLEMIHKVKLDTTKDCMKSMVDLMALWRERSPFGMDRTYEVSDTKWVGGNALRFGKAELVAAGTPHAGDFTSKLISYHTKCKNEDGEDSTVVSILLPKLAMVRFTKEMAIWLKK